The following proteins are encoded in a genomic region of Schistocerca serialis cubense isolate TAMUIC-IGC-003099 chromosome 9, iqSchSeri2.2, whole genome shotgun sequence:
- the LOC126419599 gene encoding uncharacterized protein LOC126419599: MYSNQRLTVIGTMRKNKREIPPELLDVKCRQLNSSILAFGERSSNNCLIRSYRKKEKQENDVLMLSTMHSDDAIDADSGEANKPEIITFYSLTKGRVTVVDCLKSEYCASRIINCWPLILFFSLLNIASINAQIIYKKNQDVTTALKGKTDSLSIAAIIVPTLSVKNIQRRVFLRARSTCHKKPYINLKSKKECG; encoded by the exons ATGTACTCCAATCAGCGACTCACTGTAATAGGTACTATGCGGAAGAATAAAAGAGAAATTCCACCGGAACTTCTGGACGTAAAGTGTAGGCAACTAAATAGCAGCATACTCGCATTTGGAGAAAGATCAAGCAACAATTGCTTGATTCGCTCatacagaaaaaaagagaaacaggaAAACGATGTTCTAATGTTATCCACCATGCACAGCGACGATGCTATAGACGCTGACAGTGGCGAAGCGAACAAACCTGAAATCATTACATTTTACAGTCTCACAAAAGGACGTGTAACTGTTGTCGACTGTTTGAAATCAGAATATTGTGCTTCAAGAATAATCAACTGCTGGCCTCTTATACTGTTTTTCAGCTTGTTGAACATAGcatcaataaatgctcaaataatATATAAG AAAAACCAAGATGTCACTACTGCCCTGAAAGGAAAAACAGATTCACTTAGCATCGCTGCCATTATTGTTCCAACCCTGTCTGTAAAGAACATACAGCGTCGAGTGTTCTTACGTGCCAGGAGTACATGTCATAAGAAGCCATATATTAATCTGAAGAGTAAAAAGGAGTGTGGTTAA